One window from the genome of Prosthecobacter fusiformis encodes:
- the dnaA gene encoding chromosomal replication initiator protein DnaA: METDHEEHPAPLSIPAEENEGSDMLRLQPTAWDQICTILLKKLGQDNFQRCFSGTTARIADGHRFIVNVPNPIHQLWIESNFAGTLADAAAEVLGTAACIEYSIANDSQPGFPVTAQPVLKAARVINTRQDGDRPLASPHVMADVSSSRSFADAGLNLKFNFDSFVVGSNCSYSAAVARAVSEKPGRIYNPLFFYGATGLGKTHLMQAIGQEVLMRKKKAIVRYVTSEQFTNEFVEAIKKHSFTQFRQKYRKVDVLLIDDVHFFEGKDSTQEEFFHTFNELFNNAKQIVLASDRPPSDIKNLESRLVSRFEWGLTTQIQTPDFETRVAILRRKMSDFNVALDPWILEFIAQRVRTNVRRLEGALMRVAAHVSLEGTMLNESALAAFLHDVIDEEPTKSITVDRVQRAVANQYDLRVSDLTGPRRPKNIAEARQVAMYLTRHMVKLPLIQIGEEFGGRDHGTVIHACKVITQRMSETHDFRAMVDRLSAKLKEA; encoded by the coding sequence ATGGAGACCGATCATGAAGAACACCCCGCCCCCCTCTCCATACCCGCTGAAGAAAACGAAGGGTCGGACATGCTGCGCTTGCAGCCCACAGCCTGGGACCAGATCTGCACCATCCTGCTGAAAAAGCTCGGGCAAGACAATTTCCAACGCTGCTTCTCAGGCACCACCGCACGCATTGCCGATGGTCATCGTTTCATCGTCAATGTCCCCAACCCGATCCATCAACTTTGGATCGAAAGCAACTTTGCAGGAACTCTTGCGGATGCAGCGGCAGAAGTCCTCGGTACCGCGGCTTGCATTGAATACAGCATCGCCAATGATTCCCAACCAGGGTTCCCGGTGACTGCTCAGCCAGTCTTGAAGGCCGCACGTGTCATCAATACCCGCCAGGACGGTGATCGCCCACTAGCCAGCCCTCACGTGATGGCGGATGTCAGTTCGAGCCGCTCTTTTGCCGATGCCGGTCTCAATTTGAAATTCAATTTCGACAGCTTCGTCGTGGGTTCGAATTGCAGCTACTCGGCCGCGGTGGCCCGTGCCGTGTCTGAAAAACCGGGTCGCATTTACAATCCCCTGTTCTTTTATGGTGCGACCGGACTGGGGAAAACCCACCTGATGCAGGCCATCGGTCAGGAAGTGCTGATGCGCAAAAAGAAGGCGATCGTGCGATATGTGACCTCCGAACAGTTCACCAATGAATTCGTCGAGGCCATCAAAAAGCACAGCTTCACTCAATTCCGCCAGAAGTACCGGAAGGTGGATGTGCTGCTGATCGATGACGTGCACTTCTTTGAAGGCAAGGACAGCACTCAGGAAGAATTCTTCCACACCTTCAATGAGCTGTTCAACAACGCCAAGCAGATCGTGCTGGCCAGTGATCGGCCACCGAGCGACATCAAAAACCTGGAAAGCCGCCTTGTCTCGCGTTTTGAATGGGGCCTGACGACGCAGATTCAGACACCGGATTTTGAAACCCGTGTGGCCATCCTGCGTCGCAAGATGAGCGATTTTAATGTTGCCCTGGATCCTTGGATTCTTGAATTCATCGCCCAACGCGTGCGCACCAACGTCCGCCGCCTGGAAGGTGCGCTGATGCGCGTTGCCGCCCATGTTTCCCTGGAAGGCACCATGCTCAATGAGTCCGCCCTTGCTGCTTTCCTCCACGATGTCATTGATGAAGAGCCCACCAAGTCCATCACCGTGGACCGTGTGCAGCGCGCTGTGGCCAACCAGTATGATCTTCGCGTGAGTGACCTTACAGGACCGCGCCGTCCCAAAAACATCGCCGAAGCCCGCCAGGTGGCCATGTACCTCACCCGTCACATGGTGAAGCTGCCTCTTATTCAGATTGGCGAAGAATTCGGTGGCCGTGATCACGGCACCGTCATCCATGCCTGCAAAGTCATCACCCAGCGCATGAGCGAGACCCATGACTTCCGCGCCATGGTGGACCGCCTCAGTGCCAAGCTGAAGGAAGCCTGA
- the hpnD gene encoding presqualene diphosphate synthase HpnD, producing the protein MTDPTLSSAEIAQRAKSNLALALACLPEERRRDMTVFYAFCRVVDDIADSTSLGEEEKEKELAHWRHCVSTGQAPGHPVLDEVVPLPRKYGFPRAWLAEIIDGVASDVVHVRYETYEELLAYCYKVASVVGLVSAEIFGATQTQSREYAIQLGYALQLTNIIRDVGQDARETGRIYLPLEDLKRFGVTEQEILEGRHNQRFVQLMDFEYKRAREMYDTAAKMLPREDRDALLPARMMGQVYFEILEKLRRERYPVFAKRCRLHPLRKIWILGTYMARSWIARFRRK; encoded by the coding sequence ATGACTGACCCCACACTTTCATCCGCCGAAATCGCGCAGCGTGCGAAGTCCAATCTCGCCCTGGCACTGGCCTGCCTGCCTGAGGAGCGGCGGCGTGATATGACCGTCTTTTATGCATTCTGCCGTGTGGTGGATGACATTGCGGACAGCACCAGTCTTGGAGAGGAAGAAAAAGAGAAGGAACTGGCGCACTGGCGTCACTGTGTGAGCACCGGTCAGGCACCGGGCCATCCCGTGCTGGATGAAGTGGTGCCACTACCTCGCAAATATGGTTTCCCACGTGCCTGGCTGGCGGAAATCATCGACGGCGTGGCCAGCGATGTGGTGCACGTGCGCTATGAAACCTATGAGGAACTGCTGGCCTATTGCTATAAAGTCGCCTCGGTTGTCGGCCTCGTCAGTGCTGAGATTTTTGGTGCCACTCAGACCCAGTCACGCGAATACGCGATTCAACTCGGCTATGCTTTGCAACTGACCAACATCATCCGCGATGTGGGACAGGATGCGCGGGAAACTGGCCGCATCTACCTGCCATTGGAGGATCTAAAGCGCTTTGGGGTGACTGAGCAGGAGATCCTGGAAGGGCGTCACAACCAGCGGTTTGTGCAGCTCATGGATTTCGAATATAAACGTGCGCGTGAGATGTATGATACCGCAGCTAAGATGCTGCCTCGCGAGGATCGGGATGCCCTCCTGCCAGCCCGCATGATGGGGCAGGTGTATTTTGAGATTCTGGAAAAGCTGCGTCGTGAGCGCTATCCAGTTTTTGCAAAACGTTGCCGTCTGCACCCCCTTCGCAAGATCTGGATCCTGGGCACCTACATGGCGCGCTCATGGATAGCACGCTTCCGGCGAAAATAA
- a CDS encoding DUF721 domain-containing protein codes for MSNRLPTAYQRRRHALVTAWRRMDEGPVLDSPLRSVADLVGPIVAQAGIGDRMKLEEVLGAWREIVGDFLFQHSRPDSIQRGVLMVRVLQPTVHHVLAMERPRILKRLQEKLKNSGIKDVRLKHG; via the coding sequence ATGTCTAACCGCCTCCCCACCGCCTACCAGCGCCGTAGGCATGCCCTCGTCACGGCATGGCGGCGTATGGATGAGGGGCCTGTGCTGGACTCACCGCTCAGATCCGTGGCGGACCTCGTCGGCCCCATCGTGGCTCAGGCAGGGATAGGCGACCGCATGAAACTCGAGGAAGTGCTCGGTGCCTGGCGTGAGATCGTGGGAGATTTTCTTTTTCAACATTCGCGTCCGGATTCCATCCAGCGCGGAGTCCTGATGGTGCGTGTTTTGCAGCCCACCGTCCATCATGTGCTGGCCATGGAGCGCCCGCGCATCTTGAAAAGGCTGCAGGAGAAGCTGAAGAACTCCGGCATCAAGGACGTAAGGCTCAAGCATGGCTGA
- a CDS encoding DUF2868 domain-containing protein: MDWNDWLSILRWRALEEGDADGAILSEDRRREATARTRGGLTADEVKGDPVTEREAVFLRKRSQWLEREVIGWSGSLVRIMDRLVTLQGRWSWAFIGWAVALVVGYALSGLGQAAEFNLLALPLVGVLLWNAIIMVLSLVWELWPAPQASRGSSLMEWLAQRVSPVGNERTAEGETLTGLTVDQRFALLANAPAMERLQRRLRSWMHIAAALLALGSIIGLYARGWSQEYRAVWESTLLSESGAQKFFGTLFGPTADTLNLALPLEDLPQMHRTGGTTLSPAPALPWIHLYAGTLFLFVMVPRIGLAGLTLWRAHRVMSKRLRKLGWRTYLKRTLRAVEGGQEVIPILIHATDATPTHRDVWARGVRERFGAMIEPEMIHIPLGDEDDFVAGWKPANARVVVIFNLATTPEQEVQRQFVLGVKQALETHHRDADLIVLLDATSIGNRWSPDKVASREKLWTDMLQGVASEVIIAAQRGH, translated from the coding sequence ATGGACTGGAATGACTGGCTGAGCATCCTGCGTTGGCGCGCTCTCGAAGAGGGGGATGCGGATGGCGCGATCTTGTCTGAAGACCGGCGCCGGGAGGCGACTGCGCGCACACGTGGCGGCTTGACTGCCGATGAGGTGAAGGGCGATCCCGTCACAGAGCGCGAAGCCGTCTTCCTGCGTAAACGTTCCCAGTGGCTTGAGCGCGAGGTCATCGGCTGGAGTGGCTCCTTGGTTCGTATCATGGACCGGCTGGTCACCTTGCAGGGCCGCTGGTCCTGGGCATTCATCGGCTGGGCTGTGGCGTTAGTGGTGGGATATGCACTTTCGGGGCTGGGACAGGCGGCTGAGTTTAATCTTCTGGCTCTGCCGCTCGTCGGTGTCCTTTTATGGAATGCCATTATCATGGTTCTATCCCTGGTTTGGGAGCTTTGGCCTGCCCCTCAGGCGAGCCGGGGCAGCAGCCTGATGGAGTGGCTGGCTCAACGCGTTTCACCCGTGGGCAATGAGCGCACGGCCGAAGGCGAAACATTGACCGGTCTGACGGTGGATCAACGATTTGCCTTGCTGGCGAATGCACCGGCCATGGAGCGTTTGCAACGCCGTCTGCGTTCGTGGATGCACATCGCTGCTGCATTGCTGGCACTGGGCAGCATCATCGGACTCTATGCCCGCGGATGGTCTCAGGAATATCGGGCTGTCTGGGAGAGCACGCTTCTTTCTGAATCCGGCGCTCAGAAGTTCTTTGGAACCCTGTTTGGGCCAACGGCGGATACGTTGAATCTTGCCTTGCCGTTGGAAGACCTGCCGCAGATGCATCGCACTGGGGGGACTACCCTTTCTCCAGCACCGGCCTTACCGTGGATTCACCTGTATGCGGGGACACTATTTTTGTTTGTCATGGTGCCCCGCATCGGACTGGCAGGGCTTACTCTATGGCGTGCGCATCGCGTCATGAGCAAGCGACTGCGCAAGCTGGGCTGGCGGACCTATCTGAAGCGTACACTGCGTGCGGTTGAAGGCGGCCAGGAAGTCATCCCCATCCTCATTCATGCCACCGATGCCACCCCCACTCATCGGGATGTCTGGGCACGCGGAGTCAGAGAGCGCTTCGGGGCGATGATTGAGCCAGAGATGATTCATATTCCTTTGGGGGATGAGGATGATTTTGTCGCCGGATGGAAGCCTGCCAACGCCCGTGTGGTGGTCATTTTTAACCTAGCCACCACGCCTGAGCAGGAGGTGCAACGCCAGTTCGTACTAGGTGTCAAACAGGCCCTTGAAACCCATCATCGTGATGCCGATCTCATCGTCCTGCTGGATGCCACCAGCATCGGCAACCGCTGGTCTCCAGATAAGGTCGCCAGCAGAGAAAAGCTCTGGACCGATATGCTCCAGGGAGTCGCCAGTGAAGTCATCATTGCTGCGCAGCGGGGGCATTAG
- a CDS encoding sulfatase family protein, with protein sequence MSPDIAAYGAPGVKTPNLDRLATEGRRYTRAYASAPVCSSSRSAFILGCYQTTTGLQAHDVENPQPLAAPYKHLPGLLREAGYYVTNASAPGGKKKNPKTHYNFAHDAKVMFDGNDWTQRKSGQPFFAQFQISEPHRPFPIPESFDEEVLRQIKLPPNYPDHPLTRRDWYAYLRSVEVVDQRVGAILDQLEKEGVLQDTVVMFFADHGRPMPWGKQWLSVEGLQVPLLIRGPNVAKETVEERLVSLIDLAPSMLSLASLPVPEWMQGSDVLSGSFPDRPQIFAARDRCGDAQDRIRAVITPRQLLVKNFNPELPYLSWSSYKETSYPGMPLLRELKKTGVLSPMQARYAGDDRAALELYDLESDPTGLVNVAKDSQQKDNLIHLTTELDAWLESSKDKGALPDAATEPTMEQIRHDKKQDYLKTWTKRGFKQEPTDAQRLTWWMLQYGLPETMQVN encoded by the coding sequence ATGTCCCCTGATATCGCGGCGTATGGTGCGCCAGGGGTAAAGACACCGAACCTGGATCGGCTGGCCACGGAGGGGCGGAGATATACCCGGGCGTATGCCTCGGCACCTGTGTGCAGTTCCTCCCGTTCGGCTTTTATTCTTGGGTGTTATCAGACTACCACCGGTTTGCAGGCGCATGATGTGGAAAACCCACAGCCACTGGCGGCACCTTATAAGCACCTGCCTGGGCTGCTCCGGGAGGCGGGTTATTATGTCACCAATGCTTCGGCACCCGGCGGCAAGAAAAAGAATCCTAAAACGCACTATAACTTCGCCCACGATGCGAAGGTGATGTTCGATGGCAATGACTGGACTCAGCGGAAGTCTGGACAGCCCTTTTTCGCTCAGTTTCAGATATCCGAGCCGCATCGTCCGTTTCCGATTCCAGAAAGTTTTGATGAAGAGGTTCTGCGCCAGATCAAGCTGCCGCCGAACTACCCTGACCATCCTCTGACCCGGCGGGATTGGTATGCATACCTGCGGAGTGTGGAGGTGGTGGACCAGCGGGTCGGAGCCATCCTTGATCAATTGGAAAAGGAAGGTGTGTTGCAGGATACAGTGGTCATGTTTTTCGCTGACCATGGTCGCCCCATGCCCTGGGGGAAACAATGGCTCAGCGTGGAGGGCCTGCAAGTGCCCCTGCTGATTCGCGGACCAAACGTGGCTAAAGAAACCGTGGAGGAGCGGCTTGTCAGCCTGATTGATCTGGCTCCATCCATGCTCTCCCTGGCCTCGCTGCCTGTGCCTGAATGGATGCAGGGGAGTGACGTCCTCAGCGGCAGCTTTCCTGATCGCCCGCAGATTTTTGCCGCCCGTGATCGCTGTGGAGACGCCCAGGACCGCATCCGTGCGGTCATTACGCCCCGTCAGCTTCTGGTGAAGAATTTTAACCCCGAACTGCCGTACCTGAGCTGGTCCAGCTACAAGGAGACCAGTTATCCAGGCATGCCTCTGCTGCGTGAATTGAAAAAGACAGGTGTGCTTTCTCCCATGCAGGCCCGTTATGCTGGGGATGACCGTGCGGCTCTGGAGCTATACGACCTGGAGTCCGATCCCACAGGGCTCGTGAATGTGGCCAAAGACTCTCAGCAGAAAGACAATCTCATTCATCTCACGACTGAACTGGATGCCTGGTTGGAAAGCAGCAAGGACAAAGGTGCCCTGCCAGATGCAGCCACTGAGCCGACCATGGAGCAAATCCGGCATGATAAAAAACAGGACTACCTGAAGACCTGGACAAAGCGTGGCTTCAAGCAAGAGCCAACAGATGCGCAACGCCTCACTTGGTGGATGCTACAATACGGACTGCCTGAAACGATGCAGGTGAATTGA
- the rsmD gene encoding 16S rRNA (guanine(966)-N(2))-methyltransferase RsmD — MRLISGSAGGIPLEVPKNVTRPTQDRVKQAIFNMLGELVDGARVLDVFAGSGALGLECLSRGAASALLIEQDRAACEVIRKNITKTRLENAAVRQGDVFKVLPQLAEQGGIYDLVFADPPYANKPGEEDLSLKLALLPDLHLLMAPGGSFILECRASRNSPAEWGPWEMVRDREYGSTRILWLRKR, encoded by the coding sequence ATGCGGCTTATTTCAGGCAGTGCCGGGGGCATCCCCCTGGAAGTCCCCAAAAACGTCACCCGTCCAACCCAGGACCGGGTTAAACAGGCCATTTTTAACATGCTGGGGGAGCTTGTGGACGGAGCACGCGTGCTGGATGTTTTCGCGGGGTCAGGTGCACTGGGACTTGAATGCCTGAGCCGTGGCGCTGCCAGTGCGCTATTGATTGAGCAGGACCGTGCGGCTTGCGAAGTGATCCGTAAAAACATCACCAAGACCCGGCTTGAAAATGCTGCTGTGCGCCAGGGAGATGTCTTCAAGGTCCTGCCACAACTGGCGGAGCAGGGGGGCATCTATGATCTGGTTTTTGCGGACCCTCCATACGCCAACAAACCGGGGGAAGAGGACCTGAGTTTAAAACTGGCCCTGCTGCCGGATCTGCATCTGCTCATGGCTCCCGGTGGCAGTTTCATCCTGGAATGCCGCGCCAGCCGCAATTCACCAGCGGAATGGGGGCCGTGGGAGATGGTGCGGGACCGGGAATACGGCAGTACCCGTATCCTCTGGTTGAGAAAGCGGTAG
- a CDS encoding 3-deoxy-D-manno-octulosonic acid transferase: MSKIFSLCFYNLLLPVGLLFMLPSAIRKMRQRGGHWRDLAQRFGFLSSSQMQAVNALPQGANRLWIHAVSVGEVGIATKLIAQLLKSRPESGIVLTTTTPTGYAQAQEFAVRQMGKMVVLYSPLDLPGVGWKLLRLLAPAQLVLVEAEVWPNLVFAAYRRGIPVSLVNARLSPRSARRFQKLGFLVKPIFGMLHQVMVQEPEDVQRWLGLGIMPERVHHTGSIKFDPQGGAADPAQVESLRRVLQAAGIGSDQPLLLLASTHPGEEVLLAKVAQRLRMKHPRLALLIVPRHVERAAALMQELISIGLHPQRRSLIQARTLDLLIDTTGELRAWQELATLVVVGKSFLATGGQNPAEAVMARKPVLFGPHMENFQSLIELLLSRKGAVQVADADALEPALDTLLSDPAQCQELGENGEAALALHEGATSKTVALL; encoded by the coding sequence ATGTCCAAAATCTTCAGTCTTTGCTTTTACAATTTACTGCTCCCAGTCGGGCTGCTGTTCATGTTGCCGAGTGCCATTCGAAAGATGCGCCAGCGCGGCGGTCATTGGCGGGATCTGGCTCAGCGGTTCGGGTTTCTTTCTTCATCGCAGATGCAGGCGGTCAATGCCCTGCCTCAGGGGGCAAATCGCTTGTGGATTCATGCGGTCAGTGTGGGCGAGGTAGGCATTGCCACGAAACTCATCGCGCAGCTTTTAAAATCACGTCCGGAGTCTGGCATCGTCCTCACAACCACCACGCCGACGGGTTATGCCCAGGCCCAGGAGTTTGCGGTTCGGCAGATGGGGAAGATGGTCGTTCTATACTCGCCGCTGGATCTGCCCGGCGTGGGCTGGAAGCTTCTTCGTCTCCTGGCTCCTGCTCAGTTAGTTTTAGTGGAGGCCGAAGTGTGGCCAAATCTCGTTTTCGCGGCCTATCGCAGGGGCATCCCCGTTTCGCTGGTGAATGCCCGTCTTTCTCCTCGTTCCGCCCGTCGTTTTCAAAAGCTGGGTTTTCTCGTTAAACCCATCTTCGGCATGCTGCACCAAGTAATGGTGCAAGAGCCTGAAGACGTGCAGCGCTGGCTGGGACTGGGGATCATGCCAGAGCGTGTCCATCACACAGGCAGCATCAAGTTTGACCCTCAAGGCGGGGCAGCAGACCCTGCCCAGGTGGAATCTCTTCGCCGAGTTTTGCAGGCCGCTGGCATCGGCTCGGATCAGCCCCTCCTGCTGCTCGCTAGCACTCATCCTGGGGAAGAGGTGCTTTTGGCAAAGGTGGCACAGCGATTACGCATGAAGCATCCTCGTCTGGCTTTGCTAATCGTTCCTCGCCATGTCGAGCGAGCCGCGGCATTGATGCAAGAACTGATTTCTATCGGCCTCCACCCTCAACGTCGCAGTCTGATCCAAGCTCGAACGTTAGACCTTCTCATTGATACCACGGGCGAGCTGCGCGCCTGGCAAGAACTCGCTACCCTGGTCGTGGTGGGCAAAAGCTTCCTGGCCACCGGCGGGCAAAATCCAGCGGAAGCCGTCATGGCGCGGAAACCCGTGCTTTTTGGCCCTCACATGGAGAACTTCCAGTCGCTCATTGAGTTGTTGCTCTCTCGCAAAGGTGCTGTGCAGGTGGCTGATGCGGATGCTTTAGAACCGGCTCTCGACACCCTGCTGAGTGATCCTGCTCAGTGTCAGGAGCTCGGCGAAAATGGTGAGGCTGCTCTCGCGCTACATGAAGGCGCTACCTCGAAGACTGTAGCACTTTTGTAA
- a CDS encoding efflux RND transporter permease subunit has product MTPERCIHRPVMTTLIMAGILAFGMLAFQKLPVNDLPNVDFPTLSVTATLPGANPETMAASVATPLEKQFSTIAGIDSMSSTSALGNTNITIQFNLDRDIDGAALDVQSAISAAQRNLPDDMPSPPSFRKVNPADFPVLIMQLSSDTLPISTVDEYAQTALGQRISMVEGVAQVRVFGSQKYAVRVQADPLKLASLGISLDEVRDAIAAGNSNLPAGVLQGTEQNFTLQTSGKLVTAEAFRPLIVAYREGAPVRLEQVAKVLDSVEDNQISNYATDGKRSILLAVQRQPGANTVQVVDAVKALLPSVNAQMPAAMELSVLIDRSHAIRESVHDVQLTLILTIGLVIVVIFMFLRNFRATIIPSIAIPLSIVGTFAVMHLLGFSMNNISLMALTLSVGFIVDDAIVVLENIVRHIEKGESVWDAALKGSREITFTVISMTLSLAAVFLPVLFMGGIMGRLLNEFAVTIGVAILVSGFVSLTLTPMLCSRFLKPHVEKEHHGWFYSTTERFFDGLLHIYDITLKFSLRHRFSMMLVTLGTVAGTAWLFVHLPKGFIPTEDTGQIQVMTEGAQDASFETMERHQKAVAEVLARNPHVQAFSSSVGASGPSSTGNSGRMFVSLKPRSERPTAQEVVNQLRPQLAAIPGIRAFPQVPTSIRIGGRSSKSPYQYTLSGVDLKQLFEVAPKIEAALVALPELADVTSDLLITSPQVYVEVNRNKASSLGLTATEIENALYNAYGSRQVSSIYTPTNQYYVILEVDPNYRADMESLGLLYIRGANSELVPLSSVADITRTVGPLTVTHSGQLPSVTISFATKPGVSIGQAVSAINQAVGKDLPAGISTAFQGEAEAFQSSLQGLGMLLVMAVVVIYLVLGILYESFIHPLTILSGLPSAGVGALLTLWVFGYELNLYGFVGVLMLIGIVKKNAIMMIDFALEAERNEGKKPADAIYEACLVRFRPIMMTTFAAIMGALPIALGLGAGAEARRPLGLAVVGGLLLSQMLTLYITPVFYIYMEKMSVYFQRKKKEPVADAGTATAVAA; this is encoded by the coding sequence ATGACACCCGAGCGCTGCATCCACCGGCCGGTGATGACCACTCTCATCATGGCGGGCATCCTCGCCTTTGGGATGCTGGCTTTTCAAAAGTTACCCGTCAATGATCTGCCCAATGTGGACTTCCCCACATTGTCAGTCACGGCCACACTTCCAGGTGCCAATCCAGAAACGATGGCGGCCTCCGTGGCCACTCCGCTGGAGAAGCAGTTTTCCACCATCGCGGGCATTGATTCGATGAGCAGCACCAGTGCTCTCGGAAATACAAACATCACCATCCAGTTCAATCTGGACCGCGACATTGATGGAGCCGCACTGGATGTGCAGTCTGCCATTTCCGCCGCTCAACGAAACCTCCCGGATGACATGCCGAGCCCACCGTCGTTTAGAAAGGTGAACCCGGCTGACTTCCCAGTGCTGATCATGCAGTTGAGCTCAGATACGCTTCCCATCTCTACCGTGGATGAGTATGCGCAGACGGCCTTGGGCCAGCGCATCAGCATGGTGGAAGGAGTGGCGCAGGTGCGTGTTTTCGGCTCTCAAAAGTATGCGGTGCGAGTGCAGGCGGACCCGCTGAAATTGGCCTCGCTTGGCATCAGCTTGGATGAAGTGAGGGATGCCATCGCCGCAGGAAACAGCAATCTTCCTGCAGGTGTCCTCCAGGGCACGGAGCAAAATTTCACGCTGCAAACCAGTGGTAAACTGGTCACGGCAGAGGCTTTCAGGCCGCTTATCGTGGCTTACCGTGAAGGTGCACCCGTAAGGCTGGAGCAGGTGGCCAAAGTGCTGGACAGTGTGGAGGACAATCAGATCTCCAACTATGCCACCGATGGAAAGCGATCAATCCTTCTAGCGGTACAAAGGCAGCCAGGAGCCAATACGGTGCAAGTGGTGGATGCAGTGAAAGCACTGCTGCCCTCCGTCAATGCTCAAATGCCCGCAGCCATGGAGTTGAGCGTGCTTATTGACCGCTCCCATGCCATCCGTGAGTCCGTACACGATGTGCAACTCACACTTATTTTGACCATCGGTTTGGTGATTGTGGTCATCTTTATGTTTTTGCGCAATTTTCGCGCAACGATCATCCCCAGCATTGCCATCCCGCTTTCGATTGTGGGGACCTTTGCTGTCATGCATCTGCTGGGCTTTAGCATGAATAACATCTCGCTGATGGCCTTGACCTTGAGTGTCGGCTTCATTGTAGATGATGCCATTGTGGTATTGGAAAACATCGTCCGGCATATTGAGAAAGGTGAATCAGTCTGGGACGCGGCGCTCAAGGGATCACGAGAGATCACCTTCACAGTCATCTCAATGACCCTCTCACTCGCGGCGGTGTTCCTTCCGGTACTGTTCATGGGCGGCATTATGGGGCGGCTCCTCAATGAATTTGCCGTCACCATTGGGGTGGCCATTCTGGTCTCCGGGTTTGTCTCGCTGACACTGACTCCGATGCTGTGCAGCCGCTTTCTAAAGCCGCACGTCGAAAAAGAACATCATGGCTGGTTTTACAGCACGACGGAGCGTTTCTTTGACGGCCTGCTCCACATCTATGACATCACGTTGAAGTTTAGCCTCCGGCATCGTTTCAGCATGATGCTGGTGACGCTGGGAACGGTGGCTGGAACGGCCTGGCTCTTTGTTCATCTTCCCAAGGGATTCATCCCAACAGAGGACACCGGGCAGATTCAGGTCATGACGGAAGGTGCTCAAGATGCCTCCTTTGAGACCATGGAACGGCATCAAAAAGCCGTGGCCGAAGTATTGGCCAGGAATCCTCATGTACAAGCTTTCAGCTCCAGCGTGGGGGCCAGCGGACCAAGCTCCACGGGCAATAGCGGGCGCATGTTCGTGAGTTTAAAGCCACGCAGTGAACGACCGACTGCACAAGAAGTCGTGAATCAACTGCGTCCGCAACTAGCCGCCATCCCGGGCATACGCGCCTTTCCCCAGGTGCCGACTAGCATCCGCATCGGCGGTCGCAGCAGCAAAAGCCCGTATCAATACACACTCTCCGGTGTGGATCTGAAACAGCTCTTTGAAGTGGCTCCGAAAATCGAGGCAGCCTTAGTGGCACTGCCTGAACTTGCGGACGTGACGAGTGATTTGCTGATCACCAGTCCCCAGGTCTATGTGGAGGTGAATCGAAACAAAGCCTCTTCATTGGGACTGACGGCGACGGAGATCGAAAATGCTCTCTATAATGCCTACGGCTCACGTCAGGTCTCCTCCATCTATACCCCGACTAACCAATATTACGTCATTCTGGAAGTGGATCCGAATTACCGTGCGGACATGGAATCCCTGGGCCTGCTATACATCCGGGGAGCCAACAGTGAACTCGTTCCACTGTCCAGTGTGGCTGACATTACCCGGACCGTTGGTCCTTTGACGGTGACGCATTCCGGGCAGTTGCCGAGCGTGACCATCAGCTTTGCGACCAAACCGGGTGTCTCCATTGGACAAGCAGTAAGCGCCATCAATCAAGCCGTGGGCAAAGACTTGCCTGCAGGCATTAGCACGGCATTTCAAGGTGAGGCTGAGGCTTTCCAATCCTCTCTGCAAGGGCTGGGCATGCTGCTCGTCATGGCAGTAGTGGTCATCTATCTGGTGCTGGGTATTTTGTATGAAAGCTTTATCCATCCGCTGACCATTCTTTCCGGACTTCCTTCAGCAGGTGTGGGTGCTCTGCTGACGCTTTGGGTGTTTGGTTACGAACTCAATCTTTATGGTTTCGTCGGGGTCCTCATGCTCATCGGCATTGTGAAGAAAAACGCCATCATGATGATCGACTTTGCTTTGGAGGCCGAAAGGAATGAGGGGAAGAAACCAGCGGATGCGATCTACGAAGCCTGTCTGGTACGTTTTCGGCCGATCATGATGACGACCTTCGCGGCCATCATGGGGGCGCTGCCTATCGCTCTCGGGCTCGGTGCAGGAGCAGAAGCCCGGCGTCCGTTAGGCCTGGCTGTTGTGGGTGGCCTGCTATTATCGCAAATGCTGACGCTTTACATCACTCCGGTGTTTTACATCTACATGGAGAAGATGAGTGTTTATTTCCAACGGAAGAAAAAGGAGCCTGTTGCAGATGCAGGCACGGCTACAGCAGTCGCTGCGTAA